In Rhinatrema bivittatum chromosome 1, aRhiBiv1.1, whole genome shotgun sequence, a single genomic region encodes these proteins:
- the LOC115100764 gene encoding LOW QUALITY PROTEIN: uncharacterized protein LOC115100764 (The sequence of the model RefSeq protein was modified relative to this genomic sequence to represent the inferred CDS: substituted 1 base at 1 genomic stop codon), which produces MTDLFRVVAAATKIRYSTVLDWPVSNKPLYNMHDIIQRIKEITMQTWCLRNLQGDFLDLPLPGTARAEIMRSRTVIPAHRPIMLTLLLNTAGKKIGDLIRAIREVLDLGIQECNALLTFTMTFTLKGEVCDRGEGIRKGYRDLRNRDTDARVSRRDMFAALIAAGVAKEKIDGIPTKDMYKLYLQKCKGKQKKVYAEREEDWGKVLLTKMNQLLQDKKEQEQYWIPGGHKEITETIKDLQEAGVLIPTTSGWNNPIWPVKKSDGSWRMTIDYRALNKNTDPLTAAVPDIVTLVEQIQQHSGKWYAVIDLANAFFTIPICKENQEQFAFTRLPQGFLHSPTICHRRVAEDLERYDCPKDIQLTHYIDDILVQGDTEEQVAIALAQVVENMENRGWKINKNKIQGPSNTVKFLGIQWSNGKREILPKAKDKILFSPPRNQKEAQKFIGLFGFWXQHIPHLGQILSPLYKVTQKKEKFEWGRLQQDAFDQAKVAIQTALDLWPIREGPVELQVSFSSCHADWSLWQKQVSKRVPLGFWSRKLPDTAWQYSAFEKQLLACYWALLDTDQLTQNHEIFMRPLIPIMQWVHSTPHTHRLGYAQEASIVKWKWYIQDRAKSGLAGHSMLHEQVVEIPINQEKEQIETLDIPPSPVTTGVPFNQLPKEQQLHAWFTDGSARMKGTERLWKAVVYNPHTNEVSQEEGKGKSSQFAELYAIWMALQKGN; this is translated from the exons ATGACGGACTTGTTTCGAGTAGTTGCCGCTGCCACTAAAATAAGGTATAGCACTGTATTAGATTGGCCCGTCAGTAACAAACCATTATATAATATGCATGATATCATACAGCGTATCAAAGAAATTACCATGCAAACATGGTGTCTGAGGAATTTGCAGGGAGATTTCCTGGACCTACCTCTGCCCGGTACGGCTCGGGCAGAGATTATGCGTAGTCGTACCGTAATCCCGGCACACAGACCCATTATGTTGACCTTGCTATTAAATACGGCCGGGAAGAAAATTGGAGATTTGATTCGAGCAATCAGAGAGGTCCTAGATTTAGGGATACAAGAGTGCAATGCGCTCTTGACTTTCACAATGACTTTCACATTAAAAGGCGAAGTATGTGACAGAGGAGAAGGTATTCGAAAGGGATACAGGGATCTCCGAAACCGAGATACAGACGCCCGGGTGTCAAGGAGAGATATGTTTGCAGCATTAATAGCTGCCGGAGTGGCTAAAGAGAAAATAGATGGTATTCCAACCAAAGACATGTATAAATTGTATCTGCAAAAATGCAAGGGTAAACAAAAGAAAGTTTACGCGGAAAGGGAGGAAGACTGGGGAAAAGTGTTACTAACAAAGATGAACCAATTGTTGCAAGATAAAAAAGAGCAAGAG CAATACTGGATACCTGGAGGACATAAAGAGATAACAGAAACAATTAAGGATTTACAGGAAGCGGGGGTGCTAATTCCAACCACTAGCGGTTGGAATAATCCCATCTGGCCAGTGAAGAAATCAGATGGTTCGTGGAGAATGACAATAGATTACAGGGCTTTGAACAAAAATACGGACCCTCTGACTGCTGCGGTCCCCGATATTGTAACATTGGTAGAGCAGATACAGCAACATTCGGGGAAGTGGTACGCCGTAATTGATTTAGCAAATGCTTTTTTCACAATTCCTATCTGTAAAGAAAACCAAGAACAATTTGCCTTCACTAGACTACCTCAGGGATTCTTACATAGCCCTACCATATGTCACCGGAGGGTGGCAGAAGATTTAGAGAGGTATGATTGTCCAAAAGACATACAATTAACTCATTACATTGATGATATATTAGTACAAGGGGATACAGAAGAGCAAGTAGCGATAGCTCTAGCACAAGtagtagaaaatatggagaatagaggttggaaaattaacaagaataaaatacaaggacCTAGCAACACTGTGAAATTTTTGGGGATACAGTGGTCGAATGGTAAAAGAGAAATCTTACCAAAGGCAAAGGATAAGATATTGTTTTCCCCGCCGCGGAATCAAAAAGAAGCCCAGAAGTTTATAGGACTATTTGGATTCTGGTGACAGCACATTCCACATTTGGGGCAAATATTGTCCCCATTGTATAAAGTCactcaaaaaaaggaaaaattcgaATGGGGACGATTACAACAAGATGCTTTTGATCAGGCTAAGGTCGCTATCCAAACAGCATTAGACTTATGGCCTATCAGGGAGGGGCCAGTAGAATTACAAGTTTCATTTTCATCTTGTCATGCGGACTGGAGTCTGTGGCAGAAACAAGTCAGTAAACGAGTACCATTAGGGTTTTGGAGCAGGAAATTACCTGATACTGCATGGCAGTATTCAGCCTTTGAGAAGCAGTTACTAGCATGTTACTGGGCTTTGTTAGACACGGACCAATTAACTCAGAACCATGAAATCTTTATGCGCCCTTTAATCCCAATTATGCAGTGGGTACACAGCACCCCGCATACCCATCGGTTAGGGTATGCGCAAGAAGCTTCCATTGTAAAATGGAAATGGTATATCCAGGACAGGGCGAAATCAGGCTTGGCTGGGCACTCCATGCTCCATGAACAGGTAGTGGAAATTCCTATTAATCAAGAAAAAGAACAGATAGAAACATTGGATATTCCTCCTTCTCCGGTTACTACCGGGGTACCATTCAACCAATTACCCAAAGAACAGCAGTTACATGCTTGGTTTACAGACGGTTCGGCTAGAATGAAGGGAACCGAGCGATTATGGAAGGCTGTAGTGTATAATCCCCATACAAACGAAGTAAgtcaggaggaagggaaaggcaaatcTAGCCAGTTTGCGGAACTTTATGCCATATGGATGGCTTTACAAAAGGGAAACTGA